One part of the Mariniflexile litorale genome encodes these proteins:
- a CDS encoding helix-turn-helix domain-containing protein, producing MKHLSILIPDDQTNMSTVACIVGSLQVFAAANAYFEKMGKNPMFKINLVSVSKEKFLDDGFLTIKSNTAITECTENDLIIVPATLIRSYKMATPNNQILIDWIKKQYKEGAEIASMCIGSFMLASTGLLSGKICSTHWAKEEEFKNLFPDVDIQTDKLITDENGIYTNGGAYSFLHLLMYLVQKFYDRETAIHCAKYFQVDINRSQQSEFLIFSGHKNHNDEIILEAQLYMENNYQDKISIENLSEKFGLSRRNFDRRFIKATDLRPFDYLQRLKVEAAKKAFENSRKSVSEVMYDVGYNDTKAFREVFVRITGTTPIAYKAKYNAEA from the coding sequence ATGAAACATTTAAGTATTCTTATACCAGACGACCAAACCAATATGAGCACCGTTGCTTGTATAGTTGGCAGTTTACAGGTATTTGCGGCAGCTAATGCTTATTTTGAAAAAATGGGCAAAAACCCTATGTTTAAAATTAATTTGGTAAGTGTAAGCAAAGAAAAATTTTTGGATGATGGATTTTTGACCATAAAATCTAATACAGCTATTACGGAATGTACAGAAAATGACCTCATTATAGTTCCTGCAACATTGATTCGTAGTTATAAAATGGCTACACCCAATAACCAAATATTAATTGATTGGATAAAAAAGCAGTATAAAGAAGGTGCTGAAATAGCTAGTATGTGTATAGGTAGTTTTATGTTGGCGTCTACTGGTTTGCTATCAGGTAAAATATGCTCAACCCATTGGGCCAAGGAAGAAGAATTTAAAAACTTGTTTCCGGACGTTGACATCCAAACGGATAAATTGATTACAGATGAAAACGGAATTTATACCAATGGTGGGGCTTACTCATTTTTACATTTATTAATGTATTTGGTACAAAAATTTTATGATAGAGAAACGGCCATCCACTGTGCTAAATACTTTCAGGTAGATATAAACCGAAGTCAACAATCTGAATTTTTGATTTTTAGTGGACATAAAAATCATAATGATGAGATTATTCTTGAAGCGCAACTTTATATGGAAAATAATTATCAGGATAAAATTTCCATTGAAAATTTGTCTGAAAAATTCGGGTTGAGCAGAAGAAATTTTGACCGCAGATTTATTAAGGCAACAGATTTACGACCTTTTGATTATTTGCAAAGGCTAAAAGTAGAAGCAGCTAAAAAAGCATTTGAAAATTCCCGAAAATCTGTTAGTGAGGTGATGTATGATGTTGGTTATAATGACACTAAAGCATTCAGGGAGGTTTTTGTACGCATCACTGGTACTACACCAATTGCTTATAAGGCAAAATATAATGCAGAAGCTTAA
- a CDS encoding fasciclin domain-containing protein, which translates to MKNSKTPLILIKSLILLITFFTLATSCENDNDPPIHTNTIARLLSNGSKVKLFTKALDRVHFLDDLHGTKKYTVFAPDDDAFEDFLEENDYDEIDDIPKSELKKIILNHIIPTKEISMDDLLDMDKEYVESSAGYSLFIEVDVDEISINRTTKLDDEVLDVEASNGIIHLVNNVINTPTIATFLELDTQFSSLYKGLTTATPNTDFITSLKSLETDDASDAPFTVFAPNNEAIETFLETNDNWDKIEDIDESTLSPILKHHIITTKAISKKTLTDGLQSAKSLEGDNLVFTKLNDKITIKDGSGNESIKILIFDIKTRNGIIHCIESVLIPNTEN; encoded by the coding sequence ATGAAAAATTCAAAAACACCATTAATTTTAATTAAGTCATTAATTCTATTAATTACTTTTTTCACATTGGCAACATCTTGTGAAAATGATAATGATCCACCAATACATACAAATACCATTGCAAGACTTTTATCTAATGGCAGCAAAGTAAAACTATTTACTAAAGCTCTTGATCGTGTTCATTTTTTGGATGATTTGCATGGAACTAAAAAATATACGGTATTTGCTCCAGACGATGATGCCTTTGAAGATTTCTTAGAAGAAAATGATTATGATGAAATAGATGATATTCCTAAAAGCGAATTGAAGAAAATAATTTTAAATCATATTATACCTACCAAAGAAATTAGTATGGATGATTTATTAGATATGGATAAGGAATATGTAGAATCTAGTGCAGGATATTCTCTTTTTATTGAAGTAGATGTTGATGAAATAAGCATTAACAGAACAACAAAACTGGATGATGAAGTTCTAGATGTTGAAGCAAGCAATGGTATAATCCATTTGGTTAATAACGTGATAAATACACCTACAATAGCAACTTTTTTAGAACTTGACACACAATTTTCAAGTCTCTACAAAGGTTTAACAACAGCTACACCAAATACAGATTTTATAACCAGTTTAAAAAGTTTGGAAACAGATGATGCTTCTGATGCCCCTTTTACAGTATTCGCACCAAATAATGAAGCCATAGAAACATTCTTGGAAACAAACGACAATTGGGATAAAATTGAGGATATCGATGAGAGTACACTCTCCCCTATCTTAAAACATCATATCATTACAACCAAAGCCATATCCAAAAAAACATTAACAGATGGTTTACAATCTGCTAAAAGTTTAGAAGGTGACAATCTAGTATTTACTAAACTAAATGATAAAATTACCATTAAAGACGGCTCTGGAAATGAAAGTATTAAAATTTTAATATTTGATATTAAAACTAGAAATGGTATCATCCATTGTATAGAATCTGTTCTTATCCCAAATACCGAAAATTAA
- a CDS encoding glycosyltransferase family 1 protein — MKKSYPSKNIFLETHNIKNLHSGFGQFNFNLAKALSKETEFLSEHEIILNCNNNSVKEELKDHISFNKYMPITRYPLFRMRKNFSLWHSVNQNTKIEPASKNTPYLLTIHDVNFLEEESGKRLDFRINQLKSKIKRSSAVVYVSEFAKQNTHTHFHIPAIPEYVIYNGNNFNNNSAKNIEVNHARHVPSKPFIFSIGQMVEKKNFHTLIEMLRFLNDIVLVIAGGLKTAYAELLKEKIQHYKLENRVVLLGNIAESDKIYYYKNCLAFAFPSLREGFGLPVLEAMTFGKPVFLSNKTSLPEIGGTHSFYWDNFDAEDMANVFEAGMSTFEGNKAVFKSAYINRSQQFTWEKAAKDYIHVYKSILEK, encoded by the coding sequence ATGAAAAAATCATATCCTTCTAAAAATATTTTTTTAGAAACACATAATATAAAAAACCTACATAGTGGTTTTGGGCAATTCAATTTTAATTTGGCAAAAGCTTTAAGTAAAGAAACTGAATTTCTAAGCGAACATGAAATAATTCTTAATTGTAATAATAACAGCGTAAAAGAAGAGCTAAAAGACCATATTTCTTTTAATAAATATATGCCAATAACAAGATATCCTCTTTTTAGAATGAGGAAAAATTTTAGTTTGTGGCATTCAGTTAATCAAAATACAAAAATAGAACCAGCTTCAAAAAATACACCTTATTTATTAACCATTCATGACGTAAACTTTTTAGAAGAAGAATCTGGAAAGCGTTTAGATTTTAGGATCAATCAACTCAAAAGTAAAATCAAAAGAAGTTCAGCTGTAGTGTATGTTTCTGAATTTGCTAAACAAAATACCCATACTCACTTTCATATTCCAGCTATTCCAGAATATGTGATATATAATGGAAATAATTTCAACAATAATTCAGCGAAAAATATAGAAGTCAATCACGCAAGACACGTTCCAAGTAAACCTTTTATTTTTTCAATTGGACAAATGGTTGAAAAAAAAAATTTTCACACATTGATAGAAATGTTAAGGTTTTTAAATGATATCGTTTTGGTTATAGCTGGCGGATTAAAGACGGCCTATGCAGAGCTTCTAAAAGAAAAAATACAACATTATAAGTTAGAGAATAGAGTTGTTTTATTGGGTAATATTGCCGAATCAGATAAAATCTATTACTACAAAAATTGTCTTGCTTTTGCTTTTCCTTCTTTACGAGAAGGTTTTGGACTTCCTGTTCTAGAAGCCATGACTTTTGGCAAGCCTGTATTCCTTTCTAACAAAACATCCTTACCAGAAATAGGTGGTACACACTCCTTTTATTGGGATAATTTCGATGCAGAAGATATGGCAAATGTTTTTGAAGCTGGAATGTCCACTTTTGAAGGCAATAAAGCGGTGTTCAAATCTGCTTATATAAATAGATCACAACAATTTACTTGGGAAAAAGCAGCCAAAGATTATATACATGTTTATAAAAGCATTTTAGAAAAATAA
- a CDS encoding RNA polymerase sigma factor → MNTDNKEETEIILGCVKKIERNQELLYKKYYGYVMSLSLSYSLNREIAQEIVDDTFMKVFDSIKSFDTTQPFKGWLRKITINTAIDHLRKNKRFTHHLDLYEYSNEIPSIEAIDQLAINDIHKLIANLPDILRVVFNLYEIEGYSHKEIAAFINIAESSSRTYLTRAKERLRELVVKYCN, encoded by the coding sequence TTGAATACGGATAATAAGGAAGAAACAGAAATAATCTTAGGTTGTGTAAAAAAAATAGAGAGAAACCAAGAACTTCTTTATAAAAAATATTATGGATATGTTATGTCCCTAAGTTTATCATATAGTTTAAATCGTGAAATAGCGCAAGAAATTGTAGATGATACATTTATGAAAGTATTCGATTCTATAAAATCATTTGATACAACCCAACCATTCAAAGGATGGTTAAGAAAAATAACAATAAACACAGCTATTGATCATTTAAGAAAAAATAAAAGGTTTACACATCATTTAGATCTTTATGAATATTCAAATGAGATCCCTTCCATAGAAGCGATAGATCAATTAGCTATAAATGATATTCATAAACTTATTGCTAACCTACCCGATATATTAAGAGTGGTATTCAATCTTTATGAAATTGAAGGGTATAGCCATAAAGAAATAGCGGCATTTATAAACATCGCTGAAAGCTCATCTAGAACCTACCTAACACGTGCTAAGGAAAGGTTGAGAGAACTAGTTGTAAAATATTGTAATTAA
- a CDS encoding outer membrane beta-barrel protein, with the protein MNEPINKKIVLKIKEQLQNHEEAYQEGAWENFLVKKKEKKRRLLYWYFRGSAASVIIILAIGFSFLKKTPDYQNDKNIITEEELKAPYNNHSKEKINKKLFNNEKTKTVKSNPNDTIHIEKNDLKNKLELNHPKKTNNNYSITNNEFEESDDSLLKNASTKYKLFNKEIKKTNIATTSSKEQTHLINKKENLNNNIKAIAFIKKPIKAFKTQPNAHLKIPLPIANYQDLLANNLEIFIETIHNNEKHEESSNNIQIGLLVSPSYGSSLDNTQSIASSNFGAGLEINIPINNSHVSFNTGTIYNTLHVTNERTTVGVYSNAKETTNLNETSLRSIDIPVNFAYNLSNNKIYLQAGISSYLTFKENTQRSSTIFREVEVFQFTDGVVETYTTTESATTKESSKNENVWFSPLGTINLSIGYRARMSNNLRYEVQPFYKYPLSTLTSEGYKIHSAGLTLKLFFSK; encoded by the coding sequence ATGAACGAGCCTATTAATAAAAAAATAGTTCTAAAAATAAAAGAACAACTTCAAAACCATGAAGAAGCATACCAAGAGGGTGCTTGGGAAAACTTTTTGGTAAAAAAGAAAGAGAAAAAACGACGCTTACTTTATTGGTATTTTAGAGGGTCTGCTGCTTCAGTAATCATAATACTAGCTATTGGTTTTTCCTTTTTGAAAAAAACTCCAGACTATCAAAACGATAAAAACATAATTACTGAAGAAGAGTTAAAAGCGCCTTACAACAACCATTCAAAAGAAAAAATAAATAAAAAACTGTTTAATAATGAGAAAACAAAAACAGTTAAAAGCAATCCGAATGACACCATACATATTGAAAAAAATGATTTAAAGAATAAGTTAGAACTGAATCATCCAAAAAAAACAAACAACAATTACTCTATTACCAACAATGAATTTGAAGAATCTGATGATTCTCTGTTGAAAAATGCAAGTACAAAGTATAAACTATTCAATAAAGAAATTAAAAAAACGAATATAGCAACAACGAGTTCAAAAGAACAAACACATCTTATTAATAAAAAAGAAAATTTAAATAATAATATAAAGGCAATTGCTTTTATAAAAAAACCCATAAAAGCATTTAAAACACAACCCAATGCCCATTTAAAGATTCCGTTGCCGATTGCAAATTACCAAGACTTGTTGGCTAACAATTTAGAAATTTTCATTGAAACTATCCATAACAATGAAAAACATGAAGAGTCAAGTAACAACATACAAATAGGTTTACTGGTATCACCAAGTTACGGATCAAGTTTAGATAACACACAATCTATAGCTTCCTCAAATTTTGGTGCTGGTTTAGAAATTAATATACCTATTAATAATTCACATGTTTCTTTTAATACAGGAACAATTTACAACACATTACATGTTACTAATGAAAGAACAACGGTGGGTGTATATTCAAACGCAAAAGAAACGACAAACCTCAATGAAACCAGTTTACGTAGCATCGATATTCCTGTAAACTTTGCATACAATCTATCCAATAATAAAATTTATTTACAGGCAGGTATATCGTCCTACTTAACATTTAAAGAAAATACACAACGTTCCTCAACTATTTTTAGAGAAGTAGAAGTTTTTCAATTTACTGATGGCGTTGTTGAAACCTATACCACAACCGAATCTGCCACAACAAAAGAATCTTCAAAAAATGAGAATGTCTGGTTTTCACCCTTAGGAACCATCAATCTATCCATTGGGTATAGAGCACGCATGTCTAATAATTTACGCTATGAAGTTCAACCTTTTTATAAATACCCATTAAGTACTTTAACCAGTGAAGGCTACAAAATACATTCGGCGGGATTAACTTTAAAACTATTTTTTTCAAAATAA
- a CDS encoding ABC transporter ATP-binding protein, with protein sequence MKNFKRFLKYLIPYKKQQMLSILFNILYALFSSLSMLSLLPMIKVLFDEGKKLKKKPEFHSFKDFDLNYIENYLNYFITTMNTTKGPLITLITIVGFVLSTFLLKNLFSYLSILYMTYLNNGILKDLRQDVYNKVISLNVGFFSNERKGDLIARMTSDINTIKVSFMSILMMIREPLTILFTLIAMIAISWKLTVFVFFFIPISGFLISKLSKGIKSQSGDIFALEGHLLSNIEETLGGIKIIKNFTAESYFSKKFNDFTKNINDLNNSIGKVMSLSAPASEFLGILVISILLVYGGSLVLIDQSLSGGAFMAYMGLAYQILTPAKAITKAHHALQGGNAAYERVAFILDAKNPLKDKPNAKVITEFKHEIKFNNVSFKYKEDYVLKNFNLTVPKGKIVALVGESGSGKSTIANLITRFYDVNEGSITFDGINIKDVTTKSLREQMGIVAQDSILFNDTIANNISLGIEEMDEEKITAAAKIANAHNFISDFPKKYQNNVGDGGSLLSGGQRQRIAIARAVMKNPPIMILDEATSSLDTESEKLVQNALENMMENRTSIVIAHRLSTIQNADLIVVMKNGSIIEQGTHEELLKMNGTYHNLVSLQSLEVSQLT encoded by the coding sequence ATGAAAAACTTTAAAAGGTTTCTTAAATACCTTATTCCTTACAAAAAGCAACAAATGCTAAGCATCCTATTCAACATCCTGTATGCACTTTTTTCCTCATTATCCATGCTTTCTCTTTTACCAATGATAAAAGTACTATTCGATGAAGGCAAAAAATTAAAGAAAAAACCTGAGTTCCATAGTTTCAAAGATTTTGACTTAAACTACATTGAAAACTATCTCAATTATTTTATTACTACTATGAATACTACCAAGGGGCCTTTAATCACGTTAATAACTATTGTGGGCTTTGTCTTAAGTACCTTTTTACTTAAAAACTTGTTTAGTTATCTATCCATATTATATATGACCTATTTAAACAATGGTATTTTAAAAGACTTAAGACAAGATGTTTACAATAAAGTAATAAGCTTAAATGTGGGCTTTTTTTCTAATGAAAGAAAGGGTGACCTCATAGCAAGAATGACTTCAGATATCAACACCATTAAAGTATCGTTCATGAGTATTTTGATGATGATTAGAGAACCCTTAACCATTCTTTTTACGTTAATTGCCATGATTGCTATAAGTTGGAAATTAACAGTTTTTGTATTCTTTTTTATTCCTATTTCTGGATTTTTAATTTCAAAACTTAGCAAAGGTATCAAAAGTCAATCGGGTGATATTTTTGCATTAGAAGGTCATTTACTGTCTAATATTGAAGAGACATTGGGTGGCATAAAAATCATAAAAAACTTCACGGCAGAAAGCTATTTTTCTAAAAAGTTCAATGATTTCACAAAAAACATAAACGATTTAAATAATTCCATTGGGAAGGTTATGAGCTTATCGGCACCAGCCAGTGAGTTTTTAGGAATTTTAGTAATTTCCATATTACTTGTTTATGGAGGTTCTTTGGTGCTAATTGATCAATCGCTTAGTGGTGGTGCTTTTATGGCATATATGGGATTGGCTTATCAAATTCTAACACCTGCAAAAGCCATCACAAAAGCGCATCATGCTTTACAAGGAGGCAATGCCGCTTATGAAAGGGTTGCTTTTATTTTGGATGCCAAAAATCCATTAAAAGATAAACCAAATGCTAAGGTTATCACTGAATTTAAGCACGAAATAAAATTTAATAATGTGTCTTTTAAATACAAAGAAGACTATGTTCTTAAAAACTTTAATCTTACAGTTCCCAAAGGAAAAATAGTGGCCCTAGTTGGAGAATCGGGAAGTGGCAAGTCTACCATAGCAAATTTAATCACGCGTTTTTACGATGTAAATGAAGGCAGTATCACTTTTGATGGTATTAATATTAAAGATGTAACTACAAAATCTTTAAGAGAGCAAATGGGCATTGTAGCACAAGATTCCATTTTGTTTAATGATACCATCGCTAATAACATATCCTTGGGTATTGAAGAGATGGACGAAGAAAAAATTACAGCAGCAGCCAAAATAGCCAATGCCCATAATTTTATTTCTGATTTTCCAAAAAAGTATCAAAACAATGTCGGTGATGGGGGGAGTCTGCTCTCTGGTGGTCAACGTCAACGCATTGCTATAGCCAGAGCGGTCATGAAAAACCCCCCAATCATGATTCTGGATGAAGCAACCTCCTCCTTAGATACAGAATCTGAAAAACTGGTTCAAAATGCCCTTGAAAACATGATGGAAAATCGCACCTCGATAGTTATAGCCCATAGGCTCTCAACCATTCAAAATGCAGATCTTATAGTAGTTATGAAAAATGGCTCCATTATCGAACAAGGTACTCATGAGGAACTATTAAAAATGAACGGAACCTACCATAATTTAGTATCACTTCAATCACTAGAAGTATCACAACTTACATAA
- a CDS encoding SDR family oxidoreductase, which produces MRDKVAVIYGNGAIGSEIALTFALHGAAVYLAGRTEAKLQQIHEKATSKGVHINTKLVDALDEKSVETHLNEIIKEKGKIDISFNTIGISQIGIQGKPLTDISPDNFLKPVSVYLRSHFITTKAALIHMIKNNNGVILMHVPNASRISPPFVGGMVPAWSALEGLCKSISTENGQHNVRSVCLLTTGIPETPLIDEVWEIHGKAHGMAFEEFHASMESGTHRNQLTTLKELSYGAVFAASDESTSISGTTLNLTAGMII; this is translated from the coding sequence TTGAGAGACAAAGTCGCAGTTATTTATGGTAATGGGGCAATAGGAAGTGAAATTGCCCTGACATTTGCATTACATGGGGCTGCTGTGTATCTAGCAGGTCGAACAGAAGCAAAACTACAGCAAATTCATGAAAAGGCTACTTCAAAAGGCGTGCACATTAATACAAAGCTAGTAGATGCACTTGATGAAAAGTCTGTTGAAACACATTTAAATGAAATAATCAAGGAAAAGGGAAAAATTGATATTTCGTTCAACACAATAGGAATATCCCAAATTGGAATACAGGGGAAGCCATTAACCGATATTTCACCAGATAACTTTTTGAAACCAGTCTCTGTTTATTTACGATCGCACTTTATTACAACCAAGGCTGCTTTGATACATATGATTAAGAACAACAACGGGGTTATTCTTATGCACGTACCAAATGCGAGTCGAATAAGCCCGCCATTTGTTGGAGGAATGGTACCTGCTTGGTCAGCACTAGAAGGATTGTGTAAATCAATTTCTACTGAAAACGGACAACACAATGTGAGATCAGTATGCTTGTTAACAACTGGTATTCCAGAGACCCCATTAATTGATGAAGTCTGGGAAATTCATGGAAAAGCACACGGAATGGCATTTGAAGAGTTTCATGCTTCAATGGAGTCGGGAACACATAGAAATCAATTAACTACCTTAAAAGAACTGTCATACGGTGCCGTATTTGCCGCATCTGATGAAAGTACTTCGATATCTGGAACAACTTTGAATTTAACAGCTGGAATGATAATCTAA
- a CDS encoding SRPBCC domain-containing protein, producing MENQDYTSTIVVKKDAQTAFNAIKNFRAWWSEEIQGETGMLGETFFYHYKDAHLCKIKLIEEVNNKKLVYLVTENEFNFVKDKTEWVNTKLIFEIVEENNQTKVVFTHEGLIPEYECYGVCNDAWTSYIQGSLKDLIETGVGKPNAKEGGLNAELVKKWGLPDK from the coding sequence ATGGAAAATCAGGACTACACTTCAACTATTGTTGTAAAAAAAGATGCGCAAACTGCGTTTAACGCGATTAAAAACTTTAGAGCTTGGTGGTCGGAAGAAATTCAAGGAGAAACCGGAATGCTCGGCGAAACCTTTTTCTACCATTATAAAGATGCACACCTATGTAAGATTAAACTTATCGAAGAAGTAAACAATAAAAAACTAGTGTATTTAGTAACTGAAAATGAATTCAACTTTGTGAAAGACAAAACGGAATGGGTTAATACTAAACTAATATTCGAAATAGTTGAAGAGAATAATCAAACAAAAGTGGTTTTTACCCACGAAGGGCTCATCCCTGAATATGAATGTTATGGAGTGTGTAATGATGCATGGACTAGTTATATCCAAGGAAGTTTAAAAGATTTAATAGAAACAGGTGTTGGTAAACCCAATGCCAAAGAAGGTGGTTTAAATGCCGAATTAGTTAAAAAATGGGGATTACCAGATAAATAA
- a CDS encoding glycosyltransferase family 9 protein — MKILIIQQKMIGDVLLSTMLCEQIKKNIPTANIHYLINLNTEAVVTNNPYIDSIIFFTEDLRNSKWLFYRFLKGISQDKYDVVIDAYGKLESILVSLFSRSNIKISIDKWYSRAIYTKTFKYRKAEDSNLGLAVENRLKLLQPLIGNVKKGVNPPKIYLTNNEILKARLFLENNNVNFSNPILMINIFGSSTQKTYPLSYMAEIIDHIAGLGEFTLLFNYMPSQLKQAKVLYHSCSPASKEKIKFDVYTPLLRNFLGVLYHCSALIGNEGGAVNMAKALHVPTFSIFSPWIEQATWETFKYINYHATVHLNDYQPVDIHNKSIKKLKKDTLDLYSKFKPSLFKKKINHFLNANVLIKKDTANYKPIQTTKSNIFCESV, encoded by the coding sequence ATGAAAATCCTCATTATTCAACAAAAAATGATTGGTGATGTTCTTTTAAGCACGATGCTTTGCGAACAGATCAAAAAAAATATTCCAACTGCTAATATCCATTATTTAATAAACTTAAATACGGAAGCGGTTGTTACTAATAATCCATATATCGATAGCATCATTTTTTTTACTGAAGATTTACGGAATAGCAAATGGCTCTTTTATAGGTTTTTGAAAGGAATAAGTCAAGATAAATATGATGTTGTTATAGATGCTTATGGCAAATTAGAGAGTATTTTAGTTAGTTTGTTCTCTAGATCTAATATTAAAATTTCAATAGATAAATGGTACTCTAGGGCTATATATACCAAAACTTTTAAATATAGAAAAGCTGAAGATTCTAATTTAGGTCTAGCGGTTGAAAATAGATTAAAATTACTTCAACCCCTTATTGGTAATGTAAAAAAAGGTGTAAACCCTCCAAAAATATATTTAACAAATAATGAAATTTTAAAGGCCAGATTGTTTTTAGAAAATAACAATGTAAATTTTTCTAATCCAATTCTTATGATCAATATTTTTGGAAGTAGCACGCAAAAAACATACCCATTGTCGTATATGGCTGAAATAATTGATCATATTGCAGGTCTGGGAGAATTTACTTTGTTATTCAATTATATGCCATCGCAATTAAAACAGGCAAAGGTGCTTTACCATAGTTGTTCACCCGCATCAAAAGAAAAAATTAAATTTGATGTTTATACCCCCCTATTGCGGAATTTCTTAGGCGTCTTATACCATTGTAGCGCACTTATAGGTAATGAAGGAGGAGCTGTTAATATGGCAAAAGCACTCCATGTACCAACCTTTAGTATATTCTCTCCCTGGATCGAGCAAGCAACTTGGGAAACTTTTAAATATATTAACTATCATGCAACAGTGCACTTAAATGATTATCAGCCTGTAGATATTCATAATAAATCTATAAAAAAATTAAAAAAAGATACTCTAGACCTATATAGTAAATTCAAACCCTCACTTTTTAAAAAAAAGATTAATCATTTTCTAAACGCTAATGTTCTTATAAAAAAAGACACCGCTAATTATAAACCTATTCAAACAACTAAAAGCAATATCTTTTGTGAAAGTGTTTAA
- a CDS encoding SRPBCC domain-containing protein: MKHYTYSFSTPKSSNEVFNLLLDVTKWWIGFYEETITGTSQKIGDEFSFHAGGGMHITKQKLVELIPDKKIVWLVTESNLSFLNETDEWNNTKLIFDIQQNSDAETKVQFTHEGLAPQIECYDQCSSAWNQYLEKLEGTLKKIS; encoded by the coding sequence ATGAAACATTATACTTATAGCTTCTCAACTCCTAAGTCCTCAAATGAAGTTTTTAATTTATTATTGGATGTTACTAAATGGTGGATTGGATTTTATGAAGAAACCATAACTGGAACTAGTCAAAAAATTGGAGATGAGTTTTCTTTCCACGCAGGTGGAGGCATGCACATTACCAAGCAAAAATTAGTTGAATTAATACCCGATAAAAAAATTGTTTGGTTGGTAACAGAAAGTAATCTTTCATTTTTAAATGAAACTGATGAATGGAATAATACTAAACTAATTTTTGATATTCAGCAGAATTCTGATGCTGAGACAAAGGTTCAATTTACACATGAAGGTTTAGCACCGCAGATTGAATGTTATGATCAATGTTCAAGCGCGTGGAATCAATACCTAGAAAAGTTGGAGGGAACACTAAAAAAAATTAGTTAA